The region CCACCCAACTGACCAATCAAGGCTTTTGTTTATGCGAGCGTTGCGTCGCAGGCGCGTAGAGAAGGTGGGGCTTTGACGCAGTGCTGCTCCTGTGAACGTTCACTGCTGGCTGCATGCGCAGAGAATAGGCGGAGACACACAAGGAAAGACTACAGCAGCCACCACTGCCCTTCTTCATTCTGTCTCACTGGATATGTCTTAGATTTTCTCTCTCATGTGGTATCAAAGGACGCGCTGGCGGAGTCGCCAGCCTCGCGCACTGGGCTGGTGTGACTTTTGATGCGCGCGTGTGGTTTTTATCCTGCGGTCGATGGCGCAGATAAAGAGGATGCGTGAAAGAACGCAGCCCAGCCCTTTTTTCCTGAAGGCGATTGAACGGAACTGCATATTTTCGGATGAAGATGAAATCGGCATGGTCTAAATGTTGGTTTCATCTGGATTGCTGTGCGGAGAACCCGAAACGACAAAGCGAGTGAAAGAGGCACTATGCTGCCTAAGTGATTGATCACTGTGCTCAGTGAGAACAAGGAGGAGCACGGCTTCGATACGATGGCTGAGGAGAATAACCTGAAGACCGCTAGATTATGGAGGGATGCTGCTTTGCGCTCCAGGAAGCTGAGGAGCAATCTGAGACAGCTGACTCTCAGCACCAAAAACTGCCAGAAAATCACATTACCCGAGGACATAAAGGAGATCGAGGTCCTCAACCTGGGCAACAACTCCCTTCTAGAGCTTCCAGAGGGACTGGGCTCAACCCTGACCAGGCTTCGCATCCTCATCCTTCGCAGGAACAAGTTTGCAACAGTTCCCACTGCAGTATTTCAACTTAGTCAGCTGGTTGAATTAGATATCAGTCACAACTGCTTGAACCACTTTTCAGAAGATATTGATCTTCTCAAGGCGCTTAAAAAGTTGTGCATCAGTCATAACAAAATCCAATACCTGCCATCTCAGATTGGGACTTTGCAAAGTCTGGAGGAACTTGACATCAGTTTCAATGACCTGTGTGATTTCCCCAGGTCCTTTTCACAGCTCAGGAAGCTCAGAACGCTCGATGTGGATCATAACAAGCTACAGCGTTTCCCTTCTGAAATACTTGCTCTTTCTGATCTGGAGGAGCTTGACTGCTCTGGGAATAAACTAGAAGGTCTTCCGGGTAACATCATGATGCTTCAATCTATTAAAATCTTATGGCTCAGCAGCACTCACCTCTCGTTTTTGCCTGAAACATTTTGTGAGCTGCAGAACTTGGAGAGCCTGATGCTTGATAATAATTTCCTCACAAGCCTGCCACAAACATTTGGGAAGCTGCAGAAACTTAAAATGCTCAACCTCTCCTCAAACTGCTTTGAACATTTTCCTCAGGTTATCATCAAACTCACCAGTTTGGAGGAGTTGTATTTAAGCCGGAATAAACTGACGTTCCTCCCTGAGGAGGTAGGACAGCTGTGCAATCTTGCTAATTTGTGGTTGGACAATAATAGCATAACGTTTCTCCCGGACTCTATTGTAGAGCTAGGGAAATTGGAGGAGCTGGTTTTACAGGGTAACCAAATTGCCATCCTCCCAGACAATTTCGGAAAACTTGCCAAAGTCAACATCTGGAAGGTGAAGGATAATCCTCTCATTCAGCCTCCGTATGAAGTGTGCATGAAGGGGATCCCCTACATAGCTGCCTATCAGAAGGAGCTTGCACATTCTCAACCTGCTATAAAACCCAGGCTTAAACTGGTTTTGATGGGCCAGAGAAATGCAGGGAAAACCACACTCAGGCAGTGCATTGTCAACAAACCGTCAGATGCCAAGATGGCCATTGGATGTAGGGGTATTGATGTGACGAACTGGGTAGCGGATGCAGATCGGAGTCTTACATTCATTGTATATGATTTATCTGGTAAGCAGAACTATGATCTAATCAAACCCTTTTTCCTGTCTCCTGGAGCACTTTATGTTTTGGTAGTGAATCTGAAATTGTATACATCAAAGAGCTTCTACTCCCATGTTGGTGGTTTCCTCCACCTGCTCAGTGCCAAGGTGCCACACGCAGTTGTGTGTATTGTAGGCACCCACAGTGACTTATGTGAAGAGGTTGAGATTGAAGAAAAGTGCCTGGATATTCACAGACAGATTTCGCTCcaggaaaaaacaaacactgaatGCCTACAAGTGCTTGCCCTGCAGGTTGACGATGCCCTTGAGCAAGGTTACGACGTTCGGACTTCTAGCCCCCACGTTCTCTTTTATGGGGTCACGGATAAAAACCTGCGACGTAAAAAGTCTCAGTTGCAATATATGCTCAACAATCGACTACAAATCCTGTCTCCGGTGATTTGCGTCAGCTGCATGGCGGCTCAAAGAAACATCCAGCATTTGAAAGAGAAGCTCATGTCTGTCGCCGATCACAGGGAGATTTTCCCCAATCTTCACAGAGTCCTGCCAAAGTCATGGCAGGTGCTTGAGGAACTGCATTTTAAGCCACAGGATTTATGGCTTTCCTGGTGGGATTCAGCCCGGTTGGGCCTTCAAGCTGGGCTGACGGAGGACCGCCTGCAAAGCGCGCTCTCGTACCTACACGAGAGCGGTAAACTTTTGTACTTTGAAGACAGCATGACGTTGAAGGAATACGTCTTCCACAATCTACCCCGGTTTATCGCCATcttgaatgtgttttttcagAGAGACCTTACTGCAATGCTTGAGAAACTACAGGCTGAAGGAGACGATGGAGATAGAGCCAGGTCTATGCAGATGCATGGTCACGTGGAGGGGTTTCTGTTGCACGGCTTGCTGCCGTCAAATGCCATTCGATTGCTGCTTAAACCCCTGGTCCAGACACAGCAGGACTTGCACCTGATCATGGAACTGCTGGAAAAGATGGGTGTCTGCTACTGTGTCAACAAACCTCGTAGCAAGCCGCTTAATGGGGCCACCGTCTGGTATAAGTTTCCCAGTCAGGTCAGCAACGAGGAGCCCCATCCTGAGGCCTCGGCCAGCGGGGGCTCATCCATCCCTGGTCAGTTCTTCTCGGTTGAGCAGCTGCAGATTGAATACAGGTTTCCTTTCTTCACCCCTCTTGGACTTTTTGCACGGTATAGCGTGCAAATCAACAGCTACGTGGTGCAACGGTCCGATGGAAAGCATCATATCTTTGCCTATCGGGGTAAAGTGCCTGTGACGGTGAGTTACCGGCCCTCTCGGAGCAGATTGCAGCCTGAGACCCTCTCCATTTCCAGCCATGCATCCTTGCCAAATATCTGGACAGCTTGGCAAGCCATCATTCCCTTAGTGGAGGAGTTAAATGTTCTTCTGCAGGAATGGCCTGGCCTTCACTACTCTGTGCATGTCCTGTGTTCCAAGTGCCTGAAGAGAGGGTCCCCCAATCCACATTCCTTTCCAGGTTAGTGTTCTAAGCCTTTCCAGGTCTTGTTTCTAATACAGCTTGTGACCATAATTTCTTATTGCCTTCACATAGCTACATTAATGCTGAGGagtagttcactcaaaaatttgAATTCCAGATTGTTCCAGACTTGTATGACTTTGtgtcttctgcagaacacaaaagaggatattttgaagaatgttttaatTGCATTTGCCCATACAATTAAAGTTAAAAGAGCCCAATCAACTTTGAACCTTTTATTGAATGGACAAAAAAGTTCAGATATtcttttttgttccacagaataaagaaatacaggtttggaatgacctgagggtgagtaaatgatgacagaattttcatttttgttgagtgaactattgctttaacaTAATTCAGAATGGGGTGTTATGAAGGAAAACAAGCTGTTAACCAGATACGTTCATTCATTTACAGTTTATGACTAGAgacttattaaaatgttttagtttaacGCTGATATGCAGTCCTAAATCTATCAGGCATGCATTTCAGAGCGAATAAAGAGTAGCATTAATTCTGCAGTGATGAATAAGGTAATCTTTGCAGTGCTGTCACTATGGAGGCGTATGTCTGGGTTTATTGCCAAGTAAACACTGATACAAGAAAGGGTGAATCAGCGTGAAATGAAGTCATTTTGGGATGGATCTAGGCTAAACAAAGAATGAGCATGACTGGCCATAacaagagagagaggaggggggTCTCACTGGATTTGAAGCCACACCTAGAAACACACATTAGCCTGAGCTGTCTGCCGTGCTGCTGAGAACACAGACTCGCACATCCACAGCAGTGGAGAGGGTCACCATAGTAACATCATATGCCTTTCTTCATGGGATGCTGATTAGATGCAGCAGTCACTGGCATATATGGTAACTTAGGTCccgatatatatttttaaaatcgaaaataaaacgtttttttttttttatataaatgtataaatattctTGGGGGTCTTGTATTCTGGTTATCATATGGTTCACCTAGGCCTTGGTGTCTTCTGACTTCATTTATGAAGACCTCACACACCTCCTAAGTTTCTGAAAGTGTAAAATGTTGGCATGAATTCTTTCTGGCAAACATAGTTATTCTTAGCTTTAAGGAACTCCCTGAGTGATATCATGTATGCTGTaatttgttgtgtttatatCCAGTGTTGAAATAGGCACATTTTGAGCGTCattttaaagattaagtggTGCTGGCTTATGTTAAGAGACATACCTCATTGAACACACTATGCTCATTTTTGCCAAATATCAGTCAAAGACCGCATTTGCTTAAGCTAATGTAATGAGACCCAGTTTCATATGTTGTTGCATTCTAATGGTTTCACACCTCCTggaaatgaaacattttattatgacaCAAAGTACAATGACTCCATATGTAGTCACTTAAAGtgtctgaatgtcattgcattaaataaaagGTCTAGCCATTTGAAACTATTTCTGATTACCTTTActttt is a window of Onychostoma macrolepis isolate SWU-2019 chromosome 21, ASM1243209v1, whole genome shotgun sequence DNA encoding:
- the mfhas1 gene encoding malignant fibrous histiocytoma-amplified sequence 1 homolog isoform X2 encodes the protein MAEENNLKTARLWRDAALRSRKLRSNLRQLTLSTKNCQKITLPEDIKEIEVLNLGNNSLLELPEGLGSTLTRLRILILRRNKFATVPTAVFQLSQLVELDISHNCLNHFSEDIDLLKALKKLCISHNKIQYLPSQIGTLQSLEELDISFNDLCDFPRSFSQLRKLRTLDVDHNKLQRFPSEILALSDLEELDCSGNKLEGLPGNIMMLQSIKILWLSSTHLSFLPETFCELQNLESLMLDNNFLTSLPQTFGKLQKLKMLNLSSNCFEHFPQVIIKLTSLEELYLSRNKLTFLPEEVGQLCNLANLWLDNNSITFLPDSIVELGKLEELVLQGNQIAILPDNFGKLAKVNIWKVKDNPLIQPPYEVCMKGIPYIAAYQKELAHSQPAIKPRLKLVLMGQRNAGKTTLRQCIVNKPSDAKMAIGCRGIDVTNWVADADRSLTFIVYDLSGKQNYDLIKPFFLSPGALYVLVVNLKLYTSKSFYSHVGGFLHLLSAKVPHAVVCIVGTHSDLCEEVEIEEKCLDIHRQISLQEKTNTECLQVLALQVDDALEQGYDVRTSSPHVLFYGVTDKNLRRKKSQLQYMLNNRLQILSPVICVSCMAAQRNIQHLKEKLMSVADHREIFPNLHRVLPKSWQVLEELHFKPQDLWLSWWDSARLGLQAGLTEDRLQSALSYLHESGKLLYFEDSMTLKEYVFHNLPRFIAILNVFFQRDLTAMLEKLQAEGDDGDRARSMQMHGHVEGFLLHGLLPSNAIRLLLKPLVQTQQDLHLIMELLEKMGVCYCVNKPRSKPLNGATVWYKFPSQVSNEEPHPEASASGGSSIPGQFFSVEQLQIEYRFPFFTPLGLFARYSVQINSYVVQRSDGKHHIFAYRGKVPVTVSYRPSRSRLQPETLSISSHASLPNIWTAWQAIIPLVEELNVLLQEWPGLHYSVHVLCSKCLKRGSPNPHSFPE
- the mfhas1 gene encoding malignant fibrous histiocytoma-amplified sequence 1 homolog isoform X1, whose translation is MAEENNLKTARLWRDAALRSRKLRSNLRQLTLSTKNCQKITLPEDIKEIEVLNLGNNSLLELPEGLGSTLTRLRILILRRNKFATVPTAVFQLSQLVELDISHNCLNHFSEDIDLLKALKKLCISHNKIQYLPSQIGTLQSLEELDISFNDLCDFPRSFSQLRKLRTLDVDHNKLQRFPSEILALSDLEELDCSGNKLEGLPGNIMMLQSIKILWLSSTHLSFLPETFCELQNLESLMLDNNFLTSLPQTFGKLQKLKMLNLSSNCFEHFPQVIIKLTSLEELYLSRNKLTFLPEEVGQLCNLANLWLDNNSITFLPDSIVELGKLEELVLQGNQIAILPDNFGKLAKVNIWKVKDNPLIQPPYEVCMKGIPYIAAYQKELAHSQPAIKPRLKLVLMGQRNAGKTTLRQCIVNKPSDAKMAIGCRGIDVTNWVADADRSLTFIVYDLSGKQNYDLIKPFFLSPGALYVLVVNLKLYTSKSFYSHVGGFLHLLSAKVPHAVVCIVGTHSDLCEEVEIEEKCLDIHRQISLQEKTNTECLQVLALQVDDALEQGYDVRTSSPHVLFYGVTDKNLRRKKSQLQYMLNNRLQILSPVICVSCMAAQRNIQHLKEKLMSVADHREIFPNLHRVLPKSWQVLEELHFKPQDLWLSWWDSARLGLQAGLTEDRLQSALSYLHESGKLLYFEDSMTLKEYVFHNLPRFIAILNVFFQRDLTAMLEKLQAEGDDGDRARSMQMHGHVEGFLLHGLLPSNAIRLLLKPLVQTQQDLHLIMELLEKMGVCYCVNKPRSKPLNGATVWYKFPSQVSNEEPHPEASASGGSSIPGQFFSVEQLQIEYRFPFFTPLGLFARYSVQINSYVVQRSDGKHHIFAYRGKVPVTVSYRPSRSRLQPETLSISSHASLPNIWTAWQAIIPLVEELNVLLQEWPGLHYSVHVLCSKCLKRGSPNPHSFPGELLSQTRPEGLTEIICPKNGSERVNVALVYPPTPTVVSPSHK